GTCCACCGCGGTCGAGATGCTGCCGTCGGGACGGTTCTTCATGCCGATCGGCATGGACAGGCCGGAGGCGAGCTGCCGGTGCACCTGGCTCTCGACCGTCCGGGCGCCGATCGCGCCCCAGGCGACGGTGTCGGCGATGTACTGCGGGGTGATCGGGTCGAGGAACTCGCAGCCCACCGGCAGGCCGAGGCGCAGCACGTCGAGCAGGAGCGCGCGGGCGGTCCGCAGGCCGGTGTTGACGTCGCCGGAGCCGTCCAGCCCGGGGTCGTTGATCAGTCCCTTCCAGCCCACCGTCGAGCGCGGCTTCTCGAAGTAGACCCGCATCACCACCAGCAGGTCGTCGGCGAGCCGGTCGGCCACCTCGCGCAGCCGGACCGCGTACTCCAGGGCGGCGGCCGGGTCGTGCACCGAGCACGGGCCGACCACGACCAGCAGGCGGTCGTCGGCGCGGTCCAGCACCCGGCCGACGGCGCGCCGGCCGGCCAGCACGGCCTCGGCGAGCGTCGCGTCCAGCGGCAGGTGATGGTGGAGCAGGGCCGGGGTGGCCAGCGGCACGACACGGTCGATCCGCTGGTCGACGACCCGATGGGCGTCCGGGGTGGTCACGGTGGGGTTCCTTCCGCCGACCGTGCCCCGGGGCCGGCGCCCGAGGTCGAGCCGGCTGCTCGTACGCAAAAGGGCAGGGAAGCGATCCCTGCCCGGCCGGCTCGAAGAGGAGTGACGTCAGATCATGGTGAAGTCACCGGCTCCTCCAGCCGGCTGCCTAAACCATCGATACGACCGCGTCACGTCCGCCAGCCTACCCGACGGGACGGGGAAGGCTCACTCCGTTCCGCAGAGCGGTATGCGGGGTAAGTGGGTCGGCATGAGCCACGAGCAGAACGACCAGGCCCGGGTCGAGTCCCGGGCCCACCTGCTGCCCGACGAGGCGGCGGTGGGCAGCGACGACCCGGAGGCCCAGGCCGACGCCATCCTCACCGAATCGGACATCCGGGAGGACCGGAACGTCGCCCAGGACACGACCCTGGAGCACCGTACGTCGGATCAGACGGTGACCCCGAGCGAGCCGCCGGACTGAGCCGACGCGCCGCGGGCCCGGCGGGAACCCCGGTAGGTCCGGTCGCGCAGCCGGGCGATCGGACCTCGGCGGCGAAGGTGCGGCCGGCGGGATGCAGCAGCCGGGCGTGCCGCCAGCGGGCCAGGGCGGCGGCAGCGCGTGCGGCGGCGGACGGCGCGAGGGTGGGCATGCCCCGCGAGCACCCCGGCGCGGACCGTCGATGCGCCCCGCTCGTCACCTTTCCGCCCGCGAGATCGGATAGCGTCGTGCCATGCCCGACAGCGGTTACCCCTGGCCCATCGAGACGACCCGACTGGACAACGGCCTGCGCGTCGTGGTGAGCGAGGACCGCACCGCGCCGGCGGTCGCCGTGAACCTCTGGTACGACGTGGGTTCGCGGCACGAGCCGGAGGGGCAGACGGGCTTCGCCCACCTCTTCGAGCACCTGATGTTCGAGGGCTCGGCGAACGTGGCGAAGACCGAGCACATGAAGTTCATCCAGGGCGCCGGTGGCTCGCTCAACGCCACCACCAACCCGGACCGGACCAACTACTTCGAGACGGTCCCGGCCGAGCACCTGGAGCTGGCGCTCTGGCTGGAGGCCGACCGGATGGGCGGCCTGGTGCCGGCGCTGACCCAGGAGACGCTGGACAACCAGCGCGAGGTGGTCAAGAACGAGCGGCGCCAGCGCTACGAGAACGTCCCGTACGGCGACGCGTGGCTGCGGCTGCTTCCGCTGCTCTACCCGCCCGGCCACCCGTACCACCACGCCACGATCGGCTCGATGGCCGACCTGAACGCCGCCGCCCTGGCCACCTTCCAGGCCTTCCACACCACGTACTACGCGCCGAACAACGCGGTGCTCACCGTGGTGGGGGACGCCGAGGCCGCCGAGGTCTTCGCGCTGGCCGACAAGTACTTCGGCGCGATCCCGGTGCGCGAGGACATCCCGGCCGCGCCGGACGGCCGTACCGTGCCGGCGACCGGGCGCCCGGCGACGGAGACGGTCACCGCCGACGTCCCCGCGCCGCGCGTCTACGTCGCGCACCGCACCCACCCGTTCGGCACCCCCGGGTACGACGTGACCACCGTGCTCGCCACCGTGCTGGGCAGCGGCCGGGGCAGCCGGCTCTACCAGCGCCTCGCCGACGGCGAGCGGATCGCCCAGCCGGACCTGGTCGGCGCGTACGGGGTGGACCTGGCGCACGGGCCCGCCCCGCTGATCGCCACCGCCACCGCCCGCCCCGGGGTGACGGCCGAGCGGCTCGCCGCCGGGCTGGCCGAGGTGGTCGACGAGCTGGCCACCGTGCCGGTGACCGCGGCCGAGCTGGATCGGGCCAAGTCGCTGCTGAGCACCATGTGGTGGCGGCAGATGTCCACCGTGGACGGCCGCGCCGACACCCTCGGCCGGTACGCCACCCAGTTCGGTGACCCGGCGCGGGCCGGCGAGCGGCTGCCGGCCTGGCTCGCGGTCACCGCCGAGCAGATCGCCGAACAGGCCGCCGAGCTGCTCGACGCCGCCAACCGGGTGACCCTGACCTACCTGCCCGAGGAGACCTCATGACGCTGATCGCCGAACGTCCCGGTCCGGGCGCCGCCCGTCCGTACCGGTTCCCCCAGGTGGTCCGCCGGACCGTCGCCGGCGGGCAGATCGTCGCCGCGCACCTGCCCGGGCAGAATCTCGCCGTCGCGCTGCTGCTGCTCGACGCGGGCGCCGGGCGGGAGTCGGTCGGTAAGGACGGCGTCGGCGGGGTGCTCGCCAAGGCCCTGGAGGAGGGGACCGCGCAGCGGGACGCCACGGCGTACGCGTTGGCGATCGAGGCGCTCGGCACCGAGCTGGTGACCGGCCTGGACTGGGACTCCTTCCAGGTGAGCGTGCAGGTGCCGGTGGAGCGGCTGAGCGCCGCCGTGGAACTGCTCGCCGAGGCCGTCCGGACGCCGCGGCTCGACCCGGCCGACGTGCGGCGGGTCCGCGACGACGAGGCGACCGCGCTGCGGATGGACTGGGCCAATCCGGGCCCGCGGGCGGACGCGGCGCTGCGCGCCGACCTGTTCGGCGCCGACAACCGGTGGGGCCGGCCGATGTACGGCGACCCGGAGACGGTGGCCGGGCTCGACGTGGACGACGTGACGGTCTTCCACTCCGAGTGGTTCATCCGCCCCGGGACCCTGATCGTCGCCGGTGACCTGGAGCGGATCGACCTGGACGCGCTCGCCGGGGCGGCGTTCGCCGGCGCCGGCGGCGGGCCGGTGGAGAAGGGCGGCCCGATCGAGGTGCCGCTGCACGACCGCCGGCGGATCATCCTGGTGGACCGGCCCGGGTCGGTGCAGTCCACGCTGCGCCTCGGTCACCCGTCCCCGCACCGCGCCCATCCCGACCACGTGCCGATGACGCTCGCCGGGACGGTGCTCGGCGGGGCGTTCACCTCCCGGCTCAACCACCTGATCCGCGAGGTGCGCGGCTACACGTACGGCATCCGGGGCGACTTCGCCTCGTCCCGCCGGTTCGGCCGGTTCGCGGTCAGCTCGGGCGTGCAGACCGCGGTGACCGCGCCGGCGCTGGTCGAGGCGGTCGGCGAGATCACCCGCACCCAGCTGACCGGGGTGACCGAGGACGAGCTGACGGTGGCCCGCTCCTGGCGGGCCGGGCAGCTCTCGGTGGAGCTGCAGAGCCCCCGGGCGATCGCCGCCGCGCTGACCACGCTGGTGGTGCACGACCTGCCGGACGACTACCACGCCCGGCTGCGCGAGTCGCTGCTCGCCGCCGACGTCGACCAGGTGTCCGCGGCGGCCGCGGCGCACCTGCATCCGCACGCGCTCACCCTGGTCGTCGAGGGGGACTCGGCGGTCATCCGGGACGAACTCGTCGCCACCGGCCTCGGCGAGGTGGTCGACCACGCGCCGTGAGCCGGAACCGGCGGTGATCCCGGCCGTCCGGGGCGGCCTCGACCGACGAGCCGCGGCCGGGCCCGTCGGCGTCGGCCGGGCGGGTGGCGCGTGTGACGTCGCTCGCCTGTGGTGGCCGGGTGACGGATCGGGGCCGGTGGCGCCTGCTCGACAATGCTGCGGCCGGGCGGCGTCGGCACCCGCGATCTTCCGGTCCGGCGGGTCGTTCGACGGCGTCGTTGCGGCCCGGCCGTCCGGCCCCGGCCTCGGCCCTCCCGCCCGGTGGGGTCCGGGCCCTGGGAAAGCGTTCCCGGTGGGATCGCCGGGCTGGGTAGCCTCGCGGGCATGAGGATCGGCATTGTGGGGGCCACCGGCCAGGTCGGTGGCGTGATGCGGCAGGTGCTGGCGGAGCGCGAGTTCCCGGCGGAGCAGGTGCGGTTGTTCGCCTCGGCGCGGTCGGCCGGGCGCACCCTGCCCTGGCGGGACGGCGAGGTCACCGTCGAGGACGCGGCCACCGCGGACTACCGCGGCCTGGACATCGTGCTCTTCTCCGCGGGCAAGGGCACCGCGAAGGAGCTGGCTCCCCGGGCCGCCGCGGCCGGCGCGGTGGTCATCGACAACTCCTCGGCCTTCCGGATGGACCCGGAGGTGCCGCTGGTGGTCGCCGAGGTCAACCCGCACGCCGCCGCGAACCGGCCGAAGGGCATCCTCGCGAACCCGAACTGCACCACCATGGCCGCGATGCCGGTACTGCGCCCGCTGCACCGGGAGGCGGAGCTGGTCAGCGTCGTCGTCTCGACCTACCAGGCGGTCTCCGGCGCCGGGCTGGCCGGCGTCGCCGAGCTG
The window above is part of the Micromonospora inositola genome. Proteins encoded here:
- a CDS encoding 3-deoxy-7-phosphoheptulonate synthase; its protein translation is MTTPDAHRVVDQRIDRVVPLATPALLHHHLPLDATLAEAVLAGRRAVGRVLDRADDRLLVVVGPCSVHDPAAALEYAVRLREVADRLADDLLVVMRVYFEKPRSTVGWKGLINDPGLDGSGDVNTGLRTARALLLDVLRLGLPVGCEFLDPITPQYIADTVAWGAIGARTVESQVHRQLASGLSMPIGMKNRPDGSISTAVDAIRAAGVPHVFPGIDVGGTPAIMHTRGNADGHLVLRGGGGRPNYDAESVAGALDLLRAAGLPERVVVDASHANSGKDHRNQPKVAADVAAQLAAGQRGIVGIMLESFLQPGRQDLDPTRELEYGKSVTDACLGWDTTAEVLTDLAAAVRTRRATLPTPA
- a CDS encoding M16 family metallopeptidase, which translates into the protein MPDSGYPWPIETTRLDNGLRVVVSEDRTAPAVAVNLWYDVGSRHEPEGQTGFAHLFEHLMFEGSANVAKTEHMKFIQGAGGSLNATTNPDRTNYFETVPAEHLELALWLEADRMGGLVPALTQETLDNQREVVKNERRQRYENVPYGDAWLRLLPLLYPPGHPYHHATIGSMADLNAAALATFQAFHTTYYAPNNAVLTVVGDAEAAEVFALADKYFGAIPVREDIPAAPDGRTVPATGRPATETVTADVPAPRVYVAHRTHPFGTPGYDVTTVLATVLGSGRGSRLYQRLADGERIAQPDLVGAYGVDLAHGPAPLIATATARPGVTAERLAAGLAEVVDELATVPVTAAELDRAKSLLSTMWWRQMSTVDGRADTLGRYATQFGDPARAGERLPAWLAVTAEQIAEQAAELLDAANRVTLTYLPEETS
- a CDS encoding M16 family metallopeptidase; this translates as MTLIAERPGPGAARPYRFPQVVRRTVAGGQIVAAHLPGQNLAVALLLLDAGAGRESVGKDGVGGVLAKALEEGTAQRDATAYALAIEALGTELVTGLDWDSFQVSVQVPVERLSAAVELLAEAVRTPRLDPADVRRVRDDEATALRMDWANPGPRADAALRADLFGADNRWGRPMYGDPETVAGLDVDDVTVFHSEWFIRPGTLIVAGDLERIDLDALAGAAFAGAGGGPVEKGGPIEVPLHDRRRIILVDRPGSVQSTLRLGHPSPHRAHPDHVPMTLAGTVLGGAFTSRLNHLIREVRGYTYGIRGDFASSRRFGRFAVSSGVQTAVTAPALVEAVGEITRTQLTGVTEDELTVARSWRAGQLSVELQSPRAIAAALTTLVVHDLPDDYHARLRESLLAADVDQVSAAAAAHLHPHALTLVVEGDSAVIRDELVATGLGEVVDHAP